Genomic segment of Streptococcus pneumoniae:
ACTTCAATCATGGTCACAAAGTTCTTACTTTGTAGCAATCCTGTCGGATTTGGAGAATTCTGACCTGAGTCAATGACAAAGAGATTGTCCACGTTGGTATCACACAAGCCGTTTGACAAATCAGCATTTCCAGATAAATAATCTGTCAAACCTGTAATACTTGAGCGTGTCTTTAGCACCCCGCCTAGCATCACAGAATTCCGAATATCTGCATCCACTAAAAGGGTACGATAACCCGCACGCGCAAAGGAAATCGCTAGATTCATAGAGGTTGTTGACTTTCCTTCTCCTGGTTGCACAGAGGTCAACGCAATGGTTTTGATATTTTCACCACTCAGCTGGATATTGGTCCTCAGAGCATTGTAATACTCTTCTACTTTTTTTTGTGATTCTAATTTTGCTTTCGTTAATTCTAATGTCGGCATAATCTTCCCCTATTTCACTTTCTCAATATCTGGCACAACACCTAGGAGTGTCAAGCCCATCACTTCTTCAATATCTTCTGGTTTCTTCACACGGTCATCTAGGATTTCAACCACTAAAACGACGAGAGACATCACCACACCACCTGCTAAAAAGCCAAGAATCACATTTCGTTTGATATTTGGTGAA
This window contains:
- a CDS encoding tyrosine-protein kinase, with the translated sequence MPTLELTKAKLESQKKVEEYYNALRTNIQLSGENIKTIALTSVQPGEGKSTTSMNLAISFARAGYRTLLVDADIRNSVMLGGVLKTRSSITGLTDYLSGNADLSNGLCDTNVDNLFVIDSGQNSPNPTGLLQSKNFVTMIEVLEQHYDYIIIDTPPVGLVIDAVIIAQKCDASLLVTQAGSIKRKAVQKAVEQLEATGTPFLGVVLNKYDLQIDKYGSYGAYGNYGNYGKNKKK